One Gadus chalcogrammus isolate NIFS_2021 chromosome 7, NIFS_Gcha_1.0, whole genome shotgun sequence genomic window, GCTACTTCCCTCCTATTTTTGTAATTTAATCACACAGAAAAGTGTTGCTTCTTACAGTCTGCGTTCAAACAATCAGATGCTTCTGTCAGTTCCATGAATATGAATGATGGactttcaaaagaggaccaggctttttagcgcagttagaatcgagtacattctcaTTTGATtcaggttgttttcttgcataaaTGCAATATGTATTAGGcctactaacctacggcgggcatgcctccaccaatatcctcttcctccttgattaaaatggtgtctggggtctgctgctttccacataaagaaggaaacacacacaagacatattctttcattagcacagaatagttgtcaaaCCCCGCTAACGACACATGAATCATAAAGGTTTGTgctttctatgggtgtgtgttggagttgtagcagaggaagcctctattttggatggtgaatgagaagatgatttccaacctgcccagtcagctcctcgtggcggaccagctgctcgccgcgctccaggctcttgtcCACGCTGTGGTCTGCAGACAGCGAGTCCAGGGCCTCCAGTTCGGAGGCGTTGAAGAgtgtgtcatggccgtccagcgccagtgggccctccccttttccgtggacgctcaggatcctcagctcctcgctgtgactggacatgtgggaggagccaggggcgtccacatgcaGACTATCTGAGGTGGCGTCGTGCTGTGTGCTGCGGTCTCCAAAGTCATCGCAGTCTTCTATAgaggaaaaaaaatacagaaagtgAGAGTTTCcgatacattatttgcacaaaATGAGACAGAAAAGAAGAAAttgtttaaatgtatgcaacattgacacagagggttcaAAATGTGTACTAGTGCCGACACAGATTCAGAGTTTgggagcccccctccctcaactcaaagctcaagcggttgaccaggtggaggacactgaacgaacaGCAGAGCATAATGATAcgagcacaacatgacatgagAGGGACAAGCGCAATTATTCTATTCTGGCAATAGCAAGCGACAGCGTGTCATTCCCTGTAAGCTGATCAAGGAACATGTACATACGTTTTGAACaaattgatgtttgagaatgataaaccagcagATGTGGCATCTGGCTGGAAACCATTCCGGGCTCTTGACggtttccatctttgaaatacaagtaccaatgtgtttcatcAGGGTTCTCACCATGCGCAGGCATGCATCAGGATTTTTTAGCACAGGCAGAATCTAGCAGTCAGCCCAGAATCTATCCGTTCTGTAAAATTAGTGGAATTCCAACCGCCTTGTGCTTTAGGCCTGATAacgatgatgaggaatacattaCATCCAAGAACATTCAGAGAGCAGGAAATGGGATTATAGTCATTATTCATTGTTCATTTTgaatcataattattattagaaCTTTTTCCAATTGCTGCAAATGTAACAACTTAACGTGCACCCTGATTACTTGGACCGTCCAGTGTTTTCCACCTTTCACAGCcgggacacaactcaccatTTCCCCGTGGTTTAGAGATGTTGGCTCGAGCCAGGGCACAACCAGTTGCCGCACACGATGCATTTGATCTCGTTTGAAGTCGCAAAGAAAACAGCTCACTCCTCATCaccttcatcctcatcctcagcgATTGGTTTTCTTTCAGGCCCCGAGTTATTTGTAAACGAAGGGTAGCCGAGCCTTCCGAGAACAGTTGGCTAATTTCAGATACGGCAGCTCTCGCCAGTACGTTCATTATGGACgaaagctgttcttccacattTGGGCCGCACGGTGACATGTTGATTGACATATTTCACTGTTGTTGATAAGAACACACAATCGAACACTCGAAAAAATACGAGCGGTCGAGAAGAACTGGGTTCGTTTAATGGTGCCTCCAAAACAGTCTGAGTCGCTGGGAATTTCGGAGATTGGGATCGGAGGAAATCGCCTTGACACTGGTCGGAGATTTCCCTCGGAACTTCGTGCGGAAGTAGAGCAACCTGAGCATCCGAGTTGACGTCACAATAATGTCTGCCCACTTCATTGATAGAACTTGCAGCAAGCACTAATAGGCGAACTTAACACCAATCCTAACATTTGCATTACGATACTTAAGATTAATTTTAAACATCACTTGATAAATTCTCGCTCATGTTCAACCTTCGTTAACAGTTCTTACAACTGATTCAGTCATTCCGAGTGTTCAGTTCAGGAAACGCCCCTTCGAATTTCGAAGGCCAACCGGAAAACAGATCTTGCTGAACATAAGACTTCATAACAACTACGTAGTTGTTATGAAGTACGGATGCCCGCAGGGACCTCTTTGCGCTTCTTTGCTGAATCAGATTAATCAGTTATTagaaatgcttgtgtttcatcAAGGCTCTGGTCATGTTTTGGAAAAGAGCATCAGGCTTTTTCGGTGCAGGTAGTATCTTGCAGtcagcctagaatctatgctGCCTAGAATCTATGGATTTAAAATGAGGGGAATTTCCAACCGCCTTGtgctgatgacgatgatgaagaaTACATTAGATCCAAGATTCATAGTGCAGGAAATGTGCATAACGTCAAATTATATTAGGCATGTGTTGTGAggtagcctgcttctccactacCAATCATTATTCAGGGTtcattttgaattgtgtttaaaacaCAATGACTACAAATGTTAACTAATAGTGCACCCTCAACCATTGGACCTTCCTGTTTCTCCCTATCTAATAGTACACCAAACATAGGACTAAGGTCTTCAGTCAAAATGTACAGATTAAACTTGGTTCAATCAGGCCTATTAACCTCAAATATTTAACCCTGTGTGGGTACTGGTGACATACAGCCAGTACGGAATCTTAAGTAGTTTGCCAACTATTTGCAATACAAATGTTTTGAATAATTgaataatgaaatgaaaacaagaCCTGTCGACATGGAAATACAGCTTTATTCTTTGTAAGAAACTTTGCTTCAGTAGTTAATGAAAGAATTTATCAGAACATATGAAGCTGACCCGATTTAAACTTAAAGGTACCTAGACACACAGGCAGTGAAAAGATCTGTACAAGAGATCAGTCACTGTGTAGAATATAATATACATCATGTGTATGATATATTATACACGTGCATAAACACAGATAGTTGAACAGCAGTATGAAAGCGGTGTTCAAAAGCAACATTCCCTTTTGAACCTAGTACTTTCACCACTTCAGGATGAGCACCCACTTTAAATATACACCCGTCATTACTGATAGTATAAAACCTAATTTGCTCTAGAACTATTAGAATCAGCCGAAACACCATCTGTAACTCTTGGCCTCGGGTTCAACACTAGGCGGCTATAGACAGTCCAACAAATGACCGTTGAGTTATTTTCAGTCccctttttaaaatatttattttaacaagTAATTGTGGGCCATTGTGGAAAGACCTCATTCATGCAAAAACCCACGGGAGTAAAAGGTAGCAGACAAAGAAGCCTGCGTCTCCACTAGGTGGGCCACGAGAAGGTGTGTGATCATAAGGGTGAGGGGAACCTAACCGTATCCCCTGACAACCAGTTGGAGCATACTCATGGACCACCGAGTTCTACCAAGTTCTATCTGGTTCTGGTTCACATCGAGAGGCCTTACCGTGAAACTATATAAGAGAAGCACTCATTAATAAGTCACACGTATTCTGAAAAAATTGCAGAGTAGCattgatattctcctgatgtgGATTTATTAAAAGGCAACTTACGCATTATAGAACCTTAATAAAAAGTAGTGTAATGTTCAGGTTTAACGTTCAGGCAAACTGCTGAGAGACGGTAGCGCTTTCAAGGGTCACCGGTCGGCCGTTAAATCTGATCTAATATCAGTAATGTATTCAAACATTTTACCGTGCTGCCTAGGATTTTGTTTCAAGAGAGTAGGGTCTACTACCGTACTCGGGGCAGACTAACTGCCTAGTCGCTAGGAGACCAGCGTATACAATGTAGTCCATTAAGGGGATGTGCAGCAATCTCTTTGACGAAGACGGCTAACCACCTAGTAGTGAGGCTTTATAGATTTGTCTGTTTTTCTTACTTGATATTGGTTTGTCATCTGAACAACAGTTAAAGAACGCTAAAGAGGGCTTGGCTCAACTGTCTGACACTTATAAAGACCTACTTTCACTATGCAATAAATAGGTTGTGTTGGATTTTGGATTGGAAATTGAATTGTTCTTAAGATGCTGTTTGTATCCTGGCTctgcccgcctaagtacttccactctgtttgaatttcccttcagtactaggtctgggtctgcggtaggTTAGTGGGTTATCTCTGTCTACATTTTCTGCGTCCGTTCAGTGAACAGAGTGGCTGAGctcaatgacgttaaagtcagctctcgttgacggacatcttcatgCACGCTGTgtctggtttgtttacagcgTGCGCACAaagtgattcccggccaaacgttataTTGGTTATGgaagatccagagtggcactgggcagatccaatagttttaaacttcaacagacacccgccttcaagtaagttaacgtttgtcaattgagtaggtccagactctctgtacaaattaaatgaagtacgactacaagagtctggtaggaccaggctaatgCTGTTGGTCCATTGACCATAAATGCAGTGTCCCCCAATATACCATAAAGTACAAAGAAACAGCAGTGAACGATTGCTTTGGGGGATTTCATGGAAGACATAACGTTGTCTCATCGCTCCGCACATCCCAGCGTCTTCTCAGACTACGGCCCCTCATTTTTGTTGGAGAACCTCAGAATAGAACAGTAACAAAAGGTCAACCGACGACAGGAAATACATctttgcacaaacacagaccgaACGTATAATTTCTGTATTTTCATTTATAAGGCAAAAGATCAAAATACAAAGTCTAAAGTTttcaagttaaaaaaaaaaagtttaatcaTTTGACCCTGGTTTGCTCGTGTCAGTCGAGCCTTGGTCAGGAATTCCAGAAACGACCGTTCAACAAACCATAGGGGTCAAGATATACCTGTGACGTCATAGGTTCATTAGGTTATACAGCGCTGGACGATACAGAAGTGTCGCCTTCATCAGCCGTGGAATGGCTCAAATAACAAACATTTTAAACAGGGCGACCAAGCACAGAGCAGGGCTGAGAAGAGACCCCCACAGTTTGCCCCTCCCAGGCAGGAACCAGTTCAAATGCCTTGGCCTCGGCAGGAAGTGAGATACTCAGAAGATTCAATTTCACGCCACTTCGTTCAggaaattgttttaataatatCCGCGAAGGAATCACACCATTTCATGTTAATCTGGAAGGTTGAAGGAACAGTTTTTGTTACCTAGGATATAAACTGCCAAACAGGCTGCATACGTTTCATGAAATTGTCTGTATTGTGAACTAAGCAATCACACTTTGGTGACTCTAGTCAATCTCCAGTAGTCAGTATTGGCTAGTGGGGGCCGATCCAGAGTCACTGGTGGGAACAGTGGAATTACAGAAAAACAGGATCTCCAAAAGCACAATAAAAACATACCGGATCCGACGAAAACTAGAGTCAAATATCAAGGGCAGTACAGCCAGCCTGAGAGCCTATATGAGCCAGTCAAAAGAAATTCAGCAATAGATTGTGACCGTGCCTGTAgttattgtaattgtaataattGGATAGTCTATGAGAAGTCCCCGACTTGATAAAGCATGTCAAGCTAAGGCTTCATGGGAAGATAATGAGACAATCTGCTCTGATGCGTGAACAACTGCCAGACACTTTGGATATCCAATACCCTTTCTTCTTTAATGGAATCAGCAAAACAAGTTTCTCCAGACAATTGAACAAATGATGACCATTGAAGACGAGCGAGATACACTCACTCAAAGTAGACACACCGGAAGGTGAATGTTaaacaagaaaacaaacagGTGAATGTGTTCTGCTCAGGCCATCCCCATAGAACATTTCATTACAGAGCAGACCAAGAAGGCGccaaacaaaaagaaagaaatagaaCCAGGAAATAGAACCAGCATCAAAGCATCGcttttttgttctttctttttttacgcCAAAAATGGCCTAACACCAAGACGGTTTTGTTGGCATGTTTGGCTCTTGAAGCACCATGAAGGGGCACTCACAGGCCTAAAGAGGAGGTGTGGCCAGACGCCTGGTCCTAGAATAAACCCCCACGGACCTGCTAGCCTAGGAACTACAGCCGACTGTCTAGCACTCTCTCGGTGTCGTCAAGGAGCTGCcagcacatttatttatttttaaaaccgTGGTCAAGTCCACATCGAGATAAGCCGTCCAAAAATGAGCATAGGAAAGTTCATTTTGGGGTTTGCTGACAAACTATTAACAAACTTGTTTGACTCTAAATAAATTATCTTGTTTGGCAGTGGATGTCTACCTAGCTGTTGGTCGTGCCCTGGAGTACAGTCGCCCATGTACTGTGTCCGTTTAAAAACAACCCAAAAGAACATTCTAAAAAAGGCTTGTATGAGGGGCACAGAACGGCCGGCACAGTGGCGCTTcatggggagaaggggggggggtttagtcTGGGACTGACTCACAAAAAGGAGGGGCATACCAAGGAGGCTCTTCCTTCTCGATTCGTTTCAACATGATATTTTTGTTAACATGCAcgtatgtacgcacacacaaacacacacacacacacacacgatattgTTGCTCATACTGAAGTCTGTTGGATATCCAGGTCTGTCTCGGTGTTGACAGACTGGTTGTCGGGGGGgcaggacaggaggaagaggcacCGCAAGAGACTCACCAACCATTCTCTCCAACGGACAACACATAGACGGTCgtcacgagggggggggggggggggggggaggagtgtccaTTTACTAATAGGAATGGAAGCCATGGGCatggcagggtgggggggggtggctttAGGACCAAGTCCAAAGGAGAGcagtggggggaagggggggggcaaCTTGTGTAATCATCCACAATcacagtgaatgaatgaatgaaaataaaataacctaAAAAAGGCGTTTAGGCCCGGCCtcgaggtgggaggagggggggtgggccTCGTGGCGCGGCCGGCGTGGAGCGCAAACGTCGTGGCGGGTCGGGGGTTAAAGTGGCTACAGAGGCTAGAGGCGGGGCTACGGAGGCTGGCGCTGGGCAAAGTGGACCGGCCCCGGCCAcgcggggaaggggggggggacgcctcCCAGCTCGGCTCCTAgaactcctcctgctcctgctcctgctcctcggACTCTGCGTCGGGGATCACGAAGCCCTcctggaaggaggagaggaggaggaggacggggagaccCACGGGGTTAAGGTAGGGTCACAGTGCATATCGGGGTCGCACTCCAAAATTATTAAAACACGACATCAGAGTGTTGGATCTCGTCCCCAATTATAACAGGCCTATGAAAAGGGggacatattatattataccaccaggtgtgcgtgggattagccgttacaagacgTTTTGAAAATAAACCTCTTCTAACGTCACATGTGGGCGCGTCCACCTCGATGGATGAgcgacgtttgctacagtcaactgggtaggctggaagattacatctaggtggaaaacatctaggtggacacgcccacttatgaaatattactaataatagctaatcacactcacacatgtcaTTTTTAAGGCTCGGAATAACATATCGATGTTTAAGTAAAACCCTGCGGTAAAAGGATGTAAACGTGCTGATAAAAGCCAGAATAGGACACATTATGTACGAGATCCTACTGACACCAAGAGTTCACATCATGATCAAACTCCGCTGATAGCACGCTGAAGCGTGTTCACTATGAGGTCATCCCCTCGGGCCAACACAACAGGAGCGTCACAATGTTGCCCAGGGAGTTCCTCTACATTCCTGCAGAGCCACGTTAGATAATAAGCATCAGCAGGCCTCAAGGGAGACCCGTTAAACGCTGGGCCACCGGCATGAGGCCGTATTTACTACGCTTCTAGGACGCAAAGTGGGAGCAATACAAATCTGTTCTACTTGTGGCTCTCTCGCACGTTGGAACAGGAGACTTGAACCGAACTCACGTCTGTGGCGTAGAGAATCTCGATTATCCGTTGCAGCGTTGGgtcgccctccccctccttctcttggCATATCAGTTCGATGTTCCGCAGCTTGCCAAAGTAAaagtccctctccttctccatgtcTTGGATGGTCGTCTTCAGAACGTCCACCTAAATAACATTGGGAGGACAGGCCCCAAAAGTAATCTTGGTGAGTGCAGAAGTGCAGCATTTTCCCCTCATTAGAAGCACATTCCTTCATCATTTAATTTTGATTGTTGGATTCCATGGGTTTAGGTCAGTGGGCGAGGGGCTGACCTCCTGATGGAGTTCTGCTTTCTCCTCGTCTCCACCACCCATCATTGTTCTTCTTGTGTTGGTCGGAGCCATCTTGGGTGCTACCTTGGCAACGGCTGCTCTCTGGGGAGCTTTGGggtgaaacaggaagagatCAGCGATGGCATTCTCTGATTACGCATGGCTACGCAAAGCCAGTTGAGGCTTCGGTAGCACAGAAGAAACGTTTCAGTTTCTTGTTAAAATGACAATGAATATACAGTTCCGTCATTTATGGAACACAATAGTGACAATGAACACTGACCCCACAGTGTAATTCAATGTTGGATAGCTATAAAAATGAATGGTCCAGAATCTTGGAGGAATAATCGTAGCTCAAGGTTAAGAGCCAGCACCAATGGGACGCTCTGAGCAAGAGCACACAGGTGGTGTTCCACCAGACCTCCATGGGGTCTGCCACGGGCCTGAGGATAGGCCCAGGTTTAGAGCTGGTACTGGGGGGTTATACGGGTAGAGCTGGTAGTGGGGGGGTTATACTGGTAGAGCTGGTAGTGGGGGGGTTATACTGGtagagctggtggtgggggtgggggatggagagggggagctgACCTGGGTTGAGGATCTTCTTGGGGGGCCTGCTGAGGGCCGAGGTGGCGGGGGTCATAGACGTGGCGTCCTGTCCCTGGCGGGCCTCCAGGGGGTCGTAGTCCTGCCCGTCGTAGTTGGCGTCAAAGAACTTCTTGAACCACTGGACGAACTCAAAGTTGTCCTGGAACTTCCCCTTCACCAGCTTGTCCACTGGAATGATCTGAAAGGGCCGGAGGATTATATGATTATGGTTTTGCATTATGCACACAAGCTGAATCGTGCAAGTGCATTCCTGTTGGCACACACCCCAGGTCCAGAAGAAAAGGGCGAGCAGCCAGCCATCATTATCGGACGATGAACCCCCTAAATGGGTGACCTGAGCATCTGAACCACATGTCAAATGGTGAGCCAACCAGAATACGTAGAATGACGTCGTCTTCTGTTCAGTTCTGCACGATTTCAGAGACGATTAAATTCCCGCGATAGGCAATGTTCTAGGAAAATGTTATCCCACATCCCTCCCGAGTTACATGCATCCCAGCAGGAAGCATACAAAAAACCCTCGTTTGGTTGGTTTggctacatttaaaaagaaaacattggATAAGTCATCGGTCGCTGTAAGATAGTCTCACTCAGTCAACACTCTGGACAGTAAGACATGAAGTCTTGAGGAGGCAGCCGTTATAGGCCGCCTCAATTCATGTCTTCAAAAAATGGGCTGCTGCTGTTAAAAGAAATGTTGCTAGGTCTTGTTATCTTATTATAACCTATGATTAAAGGGGCAACACTTTGccctggaggagctgggaggGGCCATATTCCATATTCCATACCTTGTCGACGCCCATCTTCTTGAAGGACGCCTGTAGAAGTTTAAAGTTGTGGATGTATTCGTGCTCTAGCTTGGCAGCAAACTTGACTTTCTTCAGAGGCACAGAGTTACGGAACAGCATGTCCATGAACTGGCAGTAGGCCCCAcctacacagacagacgcacacaatgAGCTTACATCTACATACCTAATATATCTTAAATAGAATTATCAAGAAGGTTGTTTTCCACTGCTTTCCCAAAGGGAGCAATGGCTTAGGGGTTGAATACTAAGTCTGCACAATAAAGGATTAGATCAGCTGTGCACTGTGTTCAGGCCTCCACTGCCCAGGTCCTGACACACCCTGCTCTTCAAAGATATGACACAGCAGCTGGGATGCTAGCATGCAATGCAGTCATAAGACCAGACTCCAGATATCACCAAGGAGAAAATAATTATGTAAATTAGGCCGTTGTGGATTATGAAGTCCAAGTTACCCAATGACTTTACATTAATGCTAAACCTTGTTATCATCATATCAAATTAGATagatttgatatttttttatatatacatactttGTATCCAACTTttgatataaaaataaataaaaacaaatattaaatgtatttgtcaaGAACAAATGAAAACTACGGATCGGAGGACTGACCTCACATACCATTATACCAGATCAGCCGTAGGCCTTTAAGCACTCAGTTGTTTGAAACATGATCTCATCCCATTTGCCACAACTCAGAGCCAAAAATTGGGGCTGTTCTCTTAGGTTAGCTTGCTACATCATGACAATGCAATCTGGTCCCCTGTGGATGAGCACAACCCTCTCATTATGTTTCAGTAGCCTGGTTTCACATGGTGAGGCTAATCTATATACCAAGAGTTTATATAGTAGCACTGGGACCCAACGTTCATACATGTTGGCCAATGGTTTCCTACAGCTGGTCTTAAAAATAGCTTTCCCTAAAGCAGATCTTTGGAATACATGCATCACTGGTTCTTCCTTTAAAGTTCTTAGAAAAAACATGGTAACATTCATACAATCCCAAAAATAGCTTGGTTTATACGACTAAAGAAATTAGAAGCATCGATATGTATTCGGGACAGCCACAAGGGTCTACACTTCAACgcacatttgtatgcatattAATGTTGAGGCGTTGCAATACCATGATGGAATGTTTCCATTTCTTGGGATCACGTCAGTGCTACTGCTGTGCAGAGGGATTACAAGAAAGAAGGATTTTGACTTGACAAAGTTTGCCCCAGTCTCGCTGCTTACCTGAGCACAGCATCTCTATCTTGGAGAGGTTAATCTGGAGAGACTCGTTGATCCAGGCCAGCATGTCATGCCGACTCAGGTTCTCACTGGTCACAGAGGTGGAGTACACATTCACAGCCATCTTCGGTCAACTGCAGACACAAACCAGACGGATTCAAGACAACCCGGGGAATTTTGATTGATTTGAGTGAGAGACATGCAGGAGGTGACAACGTTCAGATTCTATTTGACCTGTTTTTTCAGTTCCTTATCTACCTTTGTTTACCATGGGGCTTGAAAAAGGGGAGATACTGGTTGAATAACTAGCTGGTTTACGAGTCCATTGAACCTCTTCTAAAGCTAATTGGGGACAAAGATAAATACACCTAGTGTTCTAAACTACAAACACTTTCAAGAAGCCATGCATAATTTAGACCAGAGGGGTGGTGATCACAACTCCACAACTGCAATGTCTTGAGGGGAAGTTATATGGTGTGTGCCTCATGGAAACATGCTGTGATTAATGTACATTATAGTAACCCATACATTTCGTTTCATTAATACATTTGACGGGTGACGAAAATTAGCTTCTTGTCCAGATGATGTGGTACACCCAGGTTCCCGGTTCGCCTGTCACATTCAACGTGTATTTTATGTTGAATGGTGACTGCAGCATACGTAGGGCTCTCCAAATGGAATTCGGTCAGCTACATGGAAATGTCCACCCATAATTACCGCTGATAACGTTGAATAATGAAATTATTTCCAGGTTGTGAACAGCACCAATGACACGGAGTGTGAGAAAATAGCTCCTCTAAGAATGCCGAAAATAAGATATCGGGAGAAGTGTAAGAATAGTACCGTCTGTCTCACGTCAAGAATCAGAATTcgtgaacaaaaaaaaataggcaATCAAAATATCATTGATTTTCGGCATCAGAAATAACGCACCGGGCAGATGACAGTGCGTCGGCGCTGGCCGTGGAAACATCTTTGTCACCAGGTACAGGCTAACGTTAGCTAGACCCGCCACACAAGACACTTCCCCGCCCTAAAGTACCACACGATGTTCCATCAGAGCCGACACGGGTCTGTTTGGGGAGACACCAACCCTAGTCCATGTAAACTCTGGTCTCTTGTCTCTCAAGATTGAATGCAGAGCTAAAAAAGAACATCGAAAACCCCACCCCGATCTGCCTTTACGAAGGGGACGTCCGCATGCCCGGTTATGCTATGCGCCCTTTTCCTAGCTTATCATCAGTGCTGAACAAGCGATCAATGCTAATATAGCTAGTACCGGCAAACCAATGCTATTTAGGAAGACCACAACCACACCTACCGTGTAACACTTGAATTTCGCAATTCTTCAAATTAAGAATGTATTATCGCTGGAACAATACTgacagcgtttttttttttcttatacaAAATATGTCACACACTGCTCTGTTCTGCGCTTCCTTTGGCAGTCTCTCAGTCCACTACCGGCAGCGGAAGTATAGCCTCACTGGCGCTATGACGTAAGACGTAACGGGGTTACGTTGATGATGAGATGTTCACCCTTTTTGAACAGCTCTGGTTCCGGAAGTTaatttcccattcattttctccaTTGCCTCTTTTAGAAAATCGTAATGTACAGAGTCTGGGACCAAGCCAATCATCCGGCAGGTTAGTCGTGACTATTTAAACATATGATTCGGGGCAAAAAATATAGCGTTTCATATATAGTGTTTTCATTGACATTTATTGGATTTTTTGGTATGTACAAATACAGACATCTTTGAGTTTTCCAGGTCAAAATATcggatacaaaaaaaataaaaaaataaacacaaatgtcCATCATCTCTTTGAGTCTTATGAATGTTCCTTATCAGCAACACAAAAGTAGATTCATCTAAAGTGTCAGTAAAAGCTCAAAATAGAACATGTAAATTTCATTTTAATAATAACTAAAGCagtcaagtaaaaaaaaaaacatgaaattatATTTCAATTCTACTTAGTAGATAATAATAAAATCCTTCCATGATTAAAAATGTGAAATTCCTACAAAGAAAcgtgataaaaaaaatccttcccCATCAGAGTTGCAGCACGCCTCCCGTTATCTATACCATGGTAACTGGTCCTGTTGGTTGGTCAACATATTGCCATCCGTTATAGATACCATGGCAACGGGTTCAGTTAGAGGTGCAGCTTGTTGCCACCTATTACTGATTGCATGGTCTGGTAGGGCGGCGCGGTAGAAGTGACCACTTCTGCCGTTTAACCTCTCTATATTGTACACAGacataaataaacaatacactACAGTTCCCTTAATCAAATCTGGGCCAATTCTTCCAATGCCCAACTTGAGCATGGAAAAGTGTACAATTCCATCTGCTCAATGAGAGA contains:
- the mapre1b gene encoding microtubule-associated protein RP/EB family member 1b; this translates as MAVNVYSTSVTSENLSRHDMLAWINESLQINLSKIEMLCSGGAYCQFMDMLFRNSVPLKKVKFAAKLEHEYIHNFKLLQASFKKMGVDKIIPVDKLVKGKFQDNFEFVQWFKKFFDANYDGQDYDPLEARQGQDATSMTPATSALSRPPKKILNPAPQRAAVAKVAPKMAPTNTRRTMMGGGDEEKAELHQEVDVLKTTIQDMEKERDFYFGKLRNIELICQEKEGEGDPTLQRIIEILYATDEGFVIPDAESEEQEQEQEEF